GAACTTACCTTCTTGATTGCAACTGCCATCTTCCACCTCGTGAGAACTACCTTCCAGCTCTCAGATGCCTCGGAGACCGCGGTGGTTTCCCTCTCGCTTATTTGACCTCTACATCCGGCGTAACCGACATGCCAGGGCGCAGCGCGTAGTCGCCGTTTTCCTGTTGCAGATTCGTGAAATCGACACGAACAGGAATTCGCTGGACGACCTTAACATAGTTTCCGGTCGCGTTTTCAGGGGGGAAGAGGGAGAGCCTCGATCCGGTAGCGCCGCCGATTTGCGTCACCTTGCCGTGGAATTTACGTCCACCCAGAGCATCGACCTTCAGCGTAACCGACTGCCCGGGCTTCATCTTGGCAAGCTGCGTCTCCTTGAAGTTTGCCGTAACCCATAGATTGGTCAGCGGAATGATCGTCAGAACGTCCTGCCCGATGCTGAGGTTCGCGCCCACCTGAACATTCTTCTTGTTGACGATGCCGGTGGTGGGAGCAGTGATATGGGTGTAACCGAGGTTCAGCATCGCCTGATCGACTTTAGCCTGCGCCTGTTTGACATCAGCGAGGGCAGAGTTAGCCTTGGCCTGCTGGACCCGGACCTGATCGGGGCCGGTTTTGATGGACTGAGCCGCCTGAAACCGTGACTGGGCAAGCTTCTGGATCGACTGGGTGACGGCGGCCTGCTGGCCAATGACCGTTGCTTCGGCCTCCAGCACAGAGGCCTGATTCGCAGCATCTGTAGCCACGGCAGCATCATACTGCTGCTTCGAGATGACGTCTTTTTCGACCAGCGGCGTGTAGCGCTCGACGTCGAGATGCGATTTGACCGCGGTAGCTTTGGCTGCGACGACGCGAGCCTCTGCCGCCTGAGCCTGCTTGCGGGCCTGCTCGACCGCTGCAGAACTGCCAGTAACGTCGGAGCCCGTGGTGCTTACGCTGGTGTTCACATTGACACCGGTGATCGGCACATTGACAGTGGCCTGGAGCGCAGCGGCCTGCGAGCTGGCGAGGTTAGCCTGAGCCTGCTCGAGGGCTACCTGATAGTCACGCGGGTCGATCTCGGCGATAGGATCGCCTATTTTGATCTCTTGATTGTCTTCCACGTAGACCTTGATGACCTGGCCGGTGACGCGGGAGCTTACCTGATAGAGATCGCCATCAACCTGGGCATCGTCGGTGTCCTCGCTGAAGGTTGAGCGCCAGTAAAAGATTCCTGCTCCAATGACAAGGAGAATGATGACAGCGATGATGATGAACTTGCGGCCGGATTTCTTCTCAGGCGCGTCGTCCTCTTCCTGCTTGTGGGAATCCTTCTGCGAATCGTCCGGGGGCTGTTTGCCGCCGCCGTTCTGCTTGATTTGCACTGTGCCGCTGATCTGCGCGGTCTGGCCTTCCTGCTGCTGATCTGATTGGTCTGGCAAGTTTACTTTCCTCCGAGATAATCTTTGTAGTTGGACTGCGCTACGCCAAGGGCACGCGCCAAACCAAGCTTGGCGACGTTGTGCTGGTAGAGCGCGCTGATGTATTGGTCGTTGGCCTGCTCGGTCTGGGACTGCGCCTGCGAGACAGGCAGGTTGTCCGAAACCCCGGCGTGGAAGCGCTGCTGCGCTTCGCTGAGAGCCTCATTGGCAAGATCCACATTGGAGTGCGTAGACTCGACCAGCTTCGCCGCCGACTGAATATCGAGCAGACTGTCGCGCACATCCTGGTTGACCTGCTGGACCTGGTCGGAGAGCTTCGCGCGGGCCTGTTCGTACTGGGCGTCGGCGACCTGCTCCTGCCCCCTGGTCTTGGCGATCTGGAGGATGGGTGCGCTTACCTGGCCGGTTGCGGTAAAGGTGCCATGCGAGTGGCCGGGTGTGGTGCCGATGTCGCCGTAGTCGCCTGAAAAGCTGGCGACAGGAAGCTGATAGGCCCAGGCCGAGGTCTTTTCATCGCTCGTAGATTTCACCTGTTCGGCGTAAGCCTTCAGGTCCTTGCGGCCCTTGAGGGCTTGCTGAAATGCAACTTGCGGATCGACGTTGTCGAGCACCTGAAAGGGGACGAGGTCGGTCAGCCGGAAGACCTGCTCAAGAGGCAGCCCGATGGTTCGCGCCAGGGCCAGCTTGTCCTTTTCGAGGCTGTTCTTCGCCGAGATCAGTGTTTGCTCCTCGTTCTGGTAGTCGACTTGGGCGCGCAGCACGTCGAGCTTCGGGCTGGTGCCGGCGTCGTGTGCGGCTACGGCCTGATCCAGCGAGACTTTTGATGTAGCTAACTCCGCTGTGACAGCTTCAATACGCGCACTGTCTGCGATGCACAACAGGTAGGCGTTGCCGACAGTGAGGGCTACCAGGTCCCGTGCATCTTCTGCGGTGAGTCGTGCGCCCTGGAAGTTATGCTTCGCGGCGAGGTAGTTCTTGAGG
The nucleotide sequence above comes from Tunturibacter empetritectus. Encoded proteins:
- a CDS encoding HlyD family secretion protein — translated: MPDQSDQQQEGQTAQISGTVQIKQNGGGKQPPDDSQKDSHKQEEDDAPEKKSGRKFIIIAVIILLVIGAGIFYWRSTFSEDTDDAQVDGDLYQVSSRVTGQVIKVYVEDNQEIKIGDPIAEIDPRDYQVALEQAQANLASSQAAALQATVNVPITGVNVNTSVSTTGSDVTGSSAAVEQARKQAQAAEARVVAAKATAVKSHLDVERYTPLVEKDVISKQQYDAAVATDAANQASVLEAEATVIGQQAAVTQSIQKLAQSRFQAAQSIKTGPDQVRVQQAKANSALADVKQAQAKVDQAMLNLGYTHITAPTTGIVNKKNVQVGANLSIGQDVLTIIPLTNLWVTANFKETQLAKMKPGQSVTLKVDALGGRKFHGKVTQIGGATGSRLSLFPPENATGNYVKVVQRIPVRVDFTNLQQENGDYALRPGMSVTPDVEVK
- a CDS encoding TolC family protein yields the protein MSKSKTAGAPQASVRYLGFCLVLASGFSYAQGPGAQTAQTPASGPSTATNSSAVANAQQSLYTASGQNGAQPTQDSFKGSVVTGKATEGVLDLSLDDAIQRGLRQNLGLILQTSSVKNAAGQRLEELQPLLPTVTASANIEVEQVNLAAFGIKFPGVQPIIGPFQVVDFRAYLTQNLVNVSALKNYLAAKHNFQGARLTAEDARDLVALTVGNAYLLCIADSARIEAVTAELATSKVSLDQAVAAHDAGTSPKLDVLRAQVDYQNEEQTLISAKNSLEKDKLALARTIGLPLEQVFRLTDLVPFQVLDNVDPQVAFQQALKGRKDLKAYAEQVKSTSDEKTSAWAYQLPVASFSGDYGDIGTTPGHSHGTFTATGQVSAPILQIAKTRGQEQVADAQYEQARAKLSDQVQQVNQDVRDSLLDIQSAAKLVESTHSNVDLANEALSEAQQRFHAGVSDNLPVSQAQSQTEQANDQYISALYQHNVAKLGLARALGVAQSNYKDYLGGK